In one Lolium rigidum isolate FL_2022 chromosome 3, APGP_CSIRO_Lrig_0.1, whole genome shotgun sequence genomic region, the following are encoded:
- the LOC124697074 gene encoding DNA-directed RNA polymerase III subunit RPC7-like, with product MSFRGRGGRGGGRGGRGGRGYGAPTYFPVKHSPHEDFPEIALPPVIKCGELINKVEKEIKLTNKEAALIESTKNFEEFMRNSCYHLELDAPKKKNDGKEIKRFSDRKPKTYSKREPLKSYLKLTPRNFPAELLDGFKQLQPSNKKRRWDNVSVGQAFEAFEKLEEKHSKDGENKAEKDGEEEDVEDEEEVEEEESSDDDYNQGIEFDDDDDDWNQEEEALLYTFAKLAEKKSPFL from the exons ATGTCGTTCCGAGGCCgtggcgggagaggaggaggcagaGGCGGCCGCGGCGGGAGAGGCTACGGAGCCCCCACTTATTTCCCAGTGAAGCACAGCCCCCACGAGGACTTCCCG GAGATCGCCCTGCCGCCGGTGATCAAGTGCGGCGAGCTGATCAACAAAGTGGAGAAGGAGATTAAGCTGACCAACAAGGAGGCGGCTCTGATAGAGTCCACCAAGAATTTCGAGGAGTTCATGAGGAATTCTTGCTACCACCTAGAGCTGGATGCCCCCAAGAAAA AAAATGATGGCAAGGAGATCAAAAGATTTTCGGACAGGAAGCCCAAAACATACAGCAAACGTGAACCTCTGAAATCATACCTCAAACTGACTCCTAGAAACTTTCCTGCGGAACTGCTGGATG GTTTTAAACAACTGCAACCAAGCAACAAAAAACGTCGGTGGGATAATGTTTCAG TTGGGCAGGCGTTTGAAGCATTTGAGAAGCTTGAGGAGAAGCATAGCAAG GATGGGGAAAACAAGGCCGAAAAGGATGGTGAAGAGGAGgatgtcgaggacgaggaggaagtAGAAGAGGAAGAAAGTTCAGATGACGATTATAACCAG GGTATCGAatttgatgacgacgacgatgactggaaccaagaggaggaagcct TGTTGTATACATTTGCAAAGCTTGCTGAAAAGAAGAGCCCTTTTTTGTGA